One Solanum pennellii chromosome 10, SPENNV200 genomic region harbors:
- the LOC107032486 gene encoding transcription factor MYC2-like, with the protein MDELIVSSSSSSSSFFIPSLVSQTSSNLQQKLQNILKIQTDSWSYAIFWQTTNDDDDGHLFLAWGDGHFHGTKSKTGVQSSQQSTERKNVIKGIQALICENGDEKVDDDDEVTDAEWFYVMSLAQSFSIGDGVPGKAFSTGSIIWLTGSQNLQFHTCKRAKEAHVHGIQTFVCIPTSNGVIEMGSNQLIKENWVLIQQVKSIFTNSIPHIDIVNCLQQNTNINPKTEELVSVSVSAECNDSDSDCQVLVEKKTPKKRGRKPGATRETPLNHVEAERQRREKLNHRFYALRSVVPHVTKMDKASLLSDAVSYINELKSKVTELETQLTRKSKKLKIECTDSFTIDNNSTATTTNSVDQIRHNSSSAASFGVQNNLKFEVEVKILGPDAMVRVQSENVNYPSARLMRALQDLELHVHHASISSVNDIMLQDIVVKVPIGLSTEDRLKNALIRSIEQQ; encoded by the coding sequence atggatgaattaattgtttcttcttcttcatcatcatcatcattttttATACCATCTTTAGTTTCTCAAACTTCATCAAACCTTCAACAAAAACTTCAAAATATCCTCAAGATTCAAACAGATTCTTGGTCATATGCTATTTTCTGGCAAACTacaaatgatgatgatgatggtcaTCTTTTTTTAGCTTGGGGTGATGGTCATTTCCATGGTACTAAATCTAAAACAGGGGTTCAATCTAGTCAACAATCTACTGAGagaaaaaatgttattaaagGGATTCAAGCTTTAATTTGTGAAAATGGTGATGAAAaagttgatgatgatgatgaagttACTGATGCTGAATGGTTTTATGTTATGTCATTAGCTCAATCTTTTTCCATTGGTGATGGTGTACCTGGTAAAGCTTTTAGTACTGGTTCTATTATATGGTTAACTGGTTCACAAAACCTTCAATTTCATACCTGTAAAAGAGCTAAAGAAGCTCATGTTCATGGAATTCAAACTTTTGTTTGTATTCCAACTTCCAATGGAGTTATTGAAATGGGTTCCAATCaactaattaaagaaaattggGTCTTGATTCAACAAGTTAAGTCCATTTTCACCAACTCAATTCCTCATATTGATATTGTCAATTGTTTACAACAAAACACAAACATCAACCCCAAAACAGAGGAATTAGTTTCAGTTTCAGTTTCCGCTGAATGTAATGATTCAGATTCCGATTGTCAAGTACTGGTGGAGAAGAAAACCCCGAAGAAGAGAGGTAGAAAACCAGGGGCAACACGTGAAACACCGTTGAATCACGTTGAAGCAGAGAGACAGAGGAGGGAGAAGTTAAACCATAGATTCTACGCTCTGCGTTCTGTTGTGCCTCATGTTACCAAAATGGATAAAGCTTCATTGTTATCAGATGCTGTATCGTACATCAATGAATTAAAATCGAAAGTTACTGAATTGGAAACTCAGCTTACTAGAAAATCGAAGAAACTGAAAATCGAGTGTACTGATAGTTTTACCATAGACAACAACAGTACTGCTACAACAACAAATTCAGTGGATCAAATTCGGCATAATTCATCGTCAGCAGCATCATTTGGTGTCcagaataatttaaaatttgaagttgaagttaagaTTTTGGGACCTGATGCCATGGTAAGGGTACAATCTGAAAATGTAAATTACCCATCAGCGCGATTGATGCGCGCTCTTCAAGATCTTGAACTTCATGTTCACCATGCCAGTATTTCGAGTGTCAACGATATTATGCTACAGGACATCGTTGTTAAAGTTCCTATAGGATTGAGTACTGAAGATCGATTAAAAAACGCTCTAATTAGAAGCATAGAACAACAGTAG